From Lycium ferocissimum isolate CSIRO_LF1 chromosome 12, AGI_CSIRO_Lferr_CH_V1, whole genome shotgun sequence, one genomic window encodes:
- the LOC132039027 gene encoding serine carboxypeptidase II-2 codes for MSNLMWAFLLLALFFINGSFSVDPNAQKKLDQVFKLPGQGFNVNFEHYSGYVTVNKESERALFYWFFEAVDDPSSKPLVLWLNGGPGCSSIAYGLAEELGPFHIEEDGKNLYWNPYSWNLAANLLFLDSPVGVGYSYSNTSSDHHNNGDARTAADSLAFILEWLERFPEYKGREFYITGESYAGHYVPQLSQAIVRYNHGVKKQVINLKGFMVGNALTDDYNDHLGLFQFMWSAGMISDQTFKQANALCDYQSFIRPSEECDKILDQANEELGGIDSYSIFTPTCTAKFSILNHLLKRSNRVGHLRRSYDPCTEQHSQIYFNLPEVQKALHVHKRNSSFKWVTCSEEVSTGWKDCPKTVLDVYRELIESGLRIWVFSGDTDAVIPVTSTRYSIDALKLPTVGPWRAWYDDGQVGGWTQEYKGLTFVTVRGAGHEVALHKPKQALTLIKSFLAGTSMPKLEQISDS; via the exons ATGTCAAATTTAATGTgggcttttcttcttcttgcattatttttcattaatgGTAGTTTTTCTGTAGACCCAAATGCACAAAAGAAATTAGACCAAGTTTTTAAACTACCTGGTCAAGGGTTTAATGTGAACTTTGAACATTATTCTGGGTATGTAACTGTAAATAAAGAATCTGAAAGGGCACTTTTTTATTGGTTCTTTGAAGCTGTTGATGATCCTTCCTCAAAACCTCTTGTTCTTTGGCTTAATGGAG GGCCCGGATGTTCATCGATTGCCTATGGGTTAGCTGAGGAACTTGGGCCTTTTCATATTGAGGAAGATGGGAAGAACCTTTATTGGAATCCTTACTCTTGGAACTTAG CTGCAAACCTGTTATTTCTCGACTCTCCTGTTGGAGTTGGTTATTCCTACTCAAACACTTCATCTGATCATCACAACAATGGTGACGCTCGGACAG CTGCGGACTCTCTTGCATTTATACTGGAGTGGCTTGAACGATTTCCAGAATATAAAGGAAGAGAGTTTTATATTACAGGAGAGAGCTATGCtg GGCATTATGTTCCTCAGCTAAGTCAAGCTATTGTGAGGTACAATCATGGTGTAAAGAAGCAAGTGATCAACCTAAAAGGTTTCATG GTTGGAAATGCTTTGACTGATGACTATAATGATCACTTAGGACTATTTCAGTTCATGTGGTCAGCTGGAATGATTTCTGACCAAACATTCAAGCAGGCGAATGCTTTGTGCGACTACCAATCATTTATAAGACCCTCAGAGGAGTGTGATAAGATTCTCGATCAGGCTAATGAAGAACTTGGAGGTATTGATAGCTACAGCATCTTCACCCCAACATGCACAGCCAAGTTTAGTATACTAAACCACTTGCTCAAAAGGAGCAAT AGGGTGGGCCATCTGAGAAGAAGCTATGATCCATGTACAGAGCAGCACTCCCAGATCTACTTCAATCTTCCTGAAGTTCAGAAGGCTCTTCATGTTCATAAGAGAAACTCATCGTTCAAATGGGTAACTTGCAG TGAAGAAGTATCCACTGGTTGGAAGGACTGTCCCAAAACAGTTCTGGACGTCTATCGTGAACTGATAGAGTCAGGCCTTCGTATTTGGGTTTTCAG TGGTGACACAGATGCTGTGATTCCAGTTACATCAACCCGTTACAGCATAGATGCTCTAAAACTGCCAACCGTTGGTCCCTGGCGCGCTTGGTATGATGATGGACAG GTTGGAGGATGGACACAGGAGTACAAAGGGCTGACATTTGTCACAGTAAGAGGTGCTGGCCATGAAGTTGCTCTGCATAAACCGAAGCAAGCTCTCACTCTCATCAAGTCATTTTTAGCAGGAACATCCATGCCTAAATTGGAACAAATTAGTGACTCTTAG